TTATAAACACTTTTATCCACATTATCCACAAGAAATATTCCACAAAACAGCCGTTCTGTGGATAATTTTCATCTCTTGGCCAGTGCTTGCTCCAAGGGCAAATAAGGGACCGCATTCAAATCCAGCCCGGCGAAATCACCGGCCAGGTAGCGGTAATAAGCGGCACAGGCAATCATGGCCGCATTATCGGTGCAGTAAATAGGACTTGGCCACCTAACCTCTATACCGTGGGGCTCGGCGGCGGCAAGGAGCTTCTGCCGCAAGTACCCGTTGGCCGCCACCCCACCCGCCAGGGTGATGACCGGCAGTTTATACTTGAGGGCGGCCTGCACCGCCTTCCCCACCAGCACTTCCACCACGGCTGCCTGGAAACTGGCGCATACATCCGGGACAGAAATCTCTTCTCCCCGCTGGCGAGCGTTGTGCAGGTAATTCAGCACCGCCGATTTCAGCCCGCTGAAGCTGAAATCCAGGCTCCCTTCCTCCAGCCAAGCCCTTGGAAAAGCTACGGCAGCCGGGTTCCCGGCCATGGCCGCCTTTTCAACGGCGGGCCCCCCCGGATAACCTAGGCCCAGGGCCCTGGCAATTTTGTCAAAGGCTTCCCCGGCGGCATCATCCAAAGTAGCCCCCAGAACCTCAATTTCCTCATGGGACTGCCAGCGGACCAGGCTGGTATGACCGCCTGACACCACCAGGCACAAAGCCGGCAGTTCCAGGTCCGGGTGCTCCAGCAAATTGGCGTAAATATGCCCCAACAGGTGATGCACCCCGATCAAGGGTTTCTTAATGGCAAATGCCATGGCCTTAGCCTGGGCCACCCCCACCAGCAGGGATCCTACCAGACCGGGCCCGTAAGTAACCGCTACCGCATCCAGGTCTTTAAGATTAATCCCGGCCTCTGTTAAGGCTTGATCCACCACCGGGATGATCTGCTCCATGTGCTGGCGGGAAGCTATTTCAGGCACCACGCCGCCGAACCGCTGGTGGACTTGGATCTGGGAAGAAATGACGTTGGATAAAACCCGGCGCCCGCCCTGCAATACCGCTGCCGACGTTTCGTCGCAGCTGGTTTCAATGGCTAGAATCAGAGTTTCGTCGGTCAATTCGTCTT
The Clostridia bacterium genome window above contains:
- the tsaD gene encoding tRNA (adenosine(37)-N6)-threonylcarbamoyltransferase complex transferase subunit TsaD — its product is MTDETLILAIETSCDETSAAVLQGGRRVLSNVISSQIQVHQRFGGVVPEIASRQHMEQIIPVVDQALTEAGINLKDLDAVAVTYGPGLVGSLLVGVAQAKAMAFAIKKPLIGVHHLLGHIYANLLEHPDLELPALCLVVSGGHTSLVRWQSHEEIEVLGATLDDAAGEAFDKIARALGLGYPGGPAVEKAAMAGNPAAVAFPRAWLEEGSLDFSFSGLKSAVLNYLHNARQRGEEISVPDVCASFQAAVVEVLVGKAVQAALKYKLPVITLAGGVAANGYLRQKLLAAAEPHGIEVRWPSPIYCTDNAAMIACAAYYRYLAGDFAGLDLNAVPYLPLEQALAKR